From one Chloroflexota bacterium genomic stretch:
- a CDS encoding DUF2188 domain-containing protein, with the protein MANGFVHTVFKDEEWINEIEGGKKFGAGYATKEDAVGAGRERAKKDATEHVIHNQDGKIGERYSYGDDPASRPG; encoded by the coding sequence ATGGCTAACGGCTTCGTCCACACCGTTTTCAAGGACGAAGAGTGGATTAACGAGATCGAGGGCGGCAAGAAATTCGGGGCCGGCTACGCGACAAAAGAAGACGCGGTTGGCGCCGGTCGTGAACGTGCGAAAAAGGATGCCACCGAGCACGTGATCCACAACCAAGATGGGAAGATCGGTGAGCGCTACTCGTACGGGGACGATCCGGCGAGCCGTCCCGGCTAA